In the genome of Deinococcus sp. YIM 134068, one region contains:
- the metH gene encoding methionine synthase, translated as MTADTRDIRADARERILVLDGAWGTMLQRAGLTEGDFRWDGSDPLRMYRGNFDLLQLTRPDVIKGVHRAYFGAGADIASTNTFNSTVISQADYGTEHLARAMNEAGARLAREVADEFTARDGRPRWVAGSVGPTNRTATLSPDVERPEFRNITFDDLVAAYTEQVEGLIAGGADLLLIETVFDTLNAKAALFACEEVFAQTGKTLPIMLSGTITDASGRTLSGQTPEAFAVSTEHANLFSLGLNCALGADLLRPHLRAIAANTEALVSVHPNAGLPNAFGEYDETPEHTAAVLADFAREGLVNIVGGCCGTTPEHIRAIVDAVSGLPPRTAPKLPPYLRLSGLEAFAVTPETNFVNVGERTNVTGSPKFSKAILAGDYDAGLKIARQQVTNGAQIVDVNFDEGMLDGEAAMVRFVNLLAGEPDISRVPLMLDSSRWEVLEAGLKRVQGKAVVNSISLKDGEAKFLERARLLRRYGAAAVVMAFDEGGQADSLERRIEITSRAYRLLTEGAGFPPQDIIFDPNVLTVATGLEEHDRYALDFIEATRWIKANLPGALVSGGISNVSFSFRGNNHVREAMHAVFLYHAIRAGLDMGIVNAGMLAVYDDIDPELRGAVEDVILARRPDATERLIQLAEGYKGVKREASAQSAWRELPVAERLKHALVQGITDYVTEDAEEAYQLLGSPLAVIEGPLMDGMNVVGDLFGAGKMFLPQVVKSARVMKRAVAHLTPYLEAEQIGSSGKGKVLLATVKGDVHDIGKNIVGVVLACNGYQVTDLGVMVPTEKILDTAREMGADVIGLSGLITPSLDEMVSVAREMTRRGLKTPLLIGGATTSRAHTAVKIDPAYNGTVVHVLDASRAVGVVNDLLSDEEAVQERTRTEYEALRERHGGRQVRLISLNEARERAPRLSPAAVPAPHVLGRTVIEQPITELLSYIDWTPFFIAWEMKGIYPNILTDPLRGAEARKLFDDAQALLKRVTDEGLMTARGVIGLWPAHREGDDLVVEAGAVEAVEADTLDHQTHELAAGRAPLPPVARLHTLRQQREQTTPNTALADFVALRGDHLGAFAVAIHGAEELSREFERQHDDYMSILTKAVADRLAEAFAEKLHRDVRTHYWGYAQGETLNNDDLIKERYAGIRPAPGYPAQPDHTEKRTLFELLKAEEIGLSLTESCAMLPAAAVSGLYFAHPEARYFAVGRIGRDQVEDYAARKGWTVEEAERWLGPMLAYDPAGLRSREVEESRGHPPRPHDSLTPRPTAGGGQ; from the coding sequence ATGACGGCAGACACGCGGGACATTCGCGCAGACGCGCGGGAACGGATTCTGGTGCTCGACGGGGCGTGGGGCACCATGCTCCAGCGGGCGGGGCTGACCGAGGGCGACTTCCGCTGGGACGGCTCGGACCCCCTGCGGATGTACCGGGGCAACTTCGACCTGCTGCAACTCACCCGGCCCGACGTGATCAAAGGCGTCCACCGCGCGTACTTCGGGGCGGGCGCGGACATCGCCTCCACGAATACCTTTAACTCGACCGTGATCTCACAGGCCGACTACGGCACCGAACACCTCGCCCGCGCGATGAACGAGGCGGGCGCGAGGCTGGCCCGCGAGGTCGCCGACGAATTCACGGCCCGCGACGGTCGCCCCCGCTGGGTCGCCGGGTCGGTCGGTCCCACGAACCGCACGGCTACCCTCTCCCCCGACGTGGAGCGGCCCGAGTTCCGCAACATCACCTTTGACGATCTGGTCGCGGCGTACACCGAGCAGGTCGAGGGACTGATCGCGGGCGGGGCCGATCTCCTCCTGATCGAGACCGTGTTCGACACCCTGAACGCGAAGGCGGCCCTTTTCGCGTGTGAGGAGGTATTTGCTCAGACCGGCAAGACGCTGCCCATCATGCTGTCGGGGACGATCACCGACGCCTCGGGACGGACGCTGAGCGGGCAGACGCCGGAAGCGTTCGCGGTCAGCACGGAGCACGCGAACCTCTTCAGCCTCGGCCTGAACTGCGCGCTGGGTGCGGACCTGCTGCGGCCCCATCTACGGGCCATCGCCGCGAACACGGAGGCGTTGGTGTCCGTCCACCCCAACGCGGGCCTGCCCAACGCCTTCGGGGAGTACGACGAGACGCCCGAGCACACGGCGGCGGTCCTGGCCGACTTCGCCCGCGAGGGGCTGGTCAACATCGTGGGCGGCTGCTGCGGCACGACGCCCGAACATATCCGCGCCATCGTGGACGCCGTTTCTGGTCTTCCTCCCCGAACTGCGCCCAAGCTCCCGCCCTACCTGCGCCTCAGCGGCCTGGAAGCCTTCGCCGTCACGCCGGAGACGAACTTCGTGAACGTGGGCGAGCGGACGAACGTGACGGGCAGCCCGAAGTTCAGCAAGGCGATTCTCGCGGGCGACTACGACGCTGGATTAAAGATCGCGCGCCAGCAGGTCACGAACGGCGCGCAGATCGTGGACGTGAACTTCGACGAGGGGATGCTCGACGGCGAGGCGGCGATGGTGCGGTTCGTCAACCTCCTCGCGGGTGAGCCGGACATTTCCCGCGTGCCGCTGATGCTCGACTCCTCGCGCTGGGAGGTGCTGGAGGCGGGCCTCAAGCGGGTGCAAGGTAAAGCGGTCGTGAACTCGATCTCCCTCAAGGACGGGGAGGCGAAGTTTCTGGAGCGGGCACGACTCCTGCGCCGCTACGGGGCCGCCGCCGTCGTCATGGCCTTCGACGAGGGGGGACAGGCGGACAGTCTGGAGCGCCGCATCGAGATCACGTCCCGCGCGTACAGGTTGCTGACCGAGGGGGCGGGATTCCCCCCACAGGACATCATCTTCGACCCCAACGTGCTGACCGTGGCGACGGGACTGGAGGAGCACGACCGCTACGCGCTGGACTTCATCGAGGCGACGCGCTGGATCAAGGCGAATCTGCCGGGCGCTCTGGTTTCGGGCGGAATCAGCAACGTGTCCTTCTCCTTCCGTGGGAACAACCACGTCCGCGAGGCGATGCACGCCGTCTTCCTGTACCACGCGATTCGGGCGGGCCTGGACATGGGTATCGTCAACGCGGGGATGCTCGCCGTGTACGACGACATCGACCCGGAGTTGCGGGGGGCGGTGGAGGACGTAATTCTGGCGCGCAGGCCGGACGCGACCGAGCGACTGATCCAGCTCGCGGAAGGCTACAAGGGCGTGAAGCGGGAGGCGAGCGCCCAGAGCGCGTGGCGTGAGCTTCCGGTCGCCGAACGGTTGAAACACGCGCTCGTTCAGGGCATCACCGATTACGTCACGGAGGACGCGGAGGAGGCCTACCAACTCCTCGGCTCCCCCCTCGCCGTCATCGAGGGGCCGCTGATGGACGGCATGAACGTCGTCGGCGACCTCTTCGGGGCCGGGAAGATGTTCCTGCCGCAGGTGGTCAAGTCCGCCCGCGTGATGAAACGCGCCGTCGCCCACCTCACGCCGTATCTGGAGGCCGAACAGATCGGCAGCAGCGGCAAGGGCAAGGTCCTCCTCGCCACCGTGAAGGGCGACGTTCACGACATCGGCAAGAACATCGTGGGTGTGGTGCTCGCCTGCAACGGCTATCAGGTGACGGACCTCGGCGTGATGGTGCCGACCGAGAAGATTCTGGACACCGCGCGGGAAATGGGGGCGGACGTGATCGGTCTCTCCGGCCTGATCACCCCCAGCCTCGACGAGATGGTGAGCGTAGCGCGCGAGATGACGCGGCGCGGGCTGAAGACCCCCCTCCTGATCGGCGGGGCCACGACCAGCCGCGCCCACACGGCGGTCAAGATCGACCCGGCCTACAACGGCACGGTCGTCCACGTCCTCGATGCCAGCCGGGCAGTCGGCGTGGTGAACGATCTGCTCTCCGACGAGGAGGCCGTGCAGGAACGGACCCGCACCGAGTATGAGGCGTTGAGGGAGCGGCACGGCGGTCGGCAGGTGCGGCTGATTTCATTGAACGAGGCCCGCGAGCGTGCCCCCCGCCTCTCCCCCGCCGCCGTCCCCGCACCGCACGTCCTGGGCCGCACGGTCATCGAGCAGCCCATCACCGAACTCCTCAGTTACATCGACTGGACGCCCTTTTTCATCGCGTGGGAGATGAAGGGGATTTACCCGAACATCCTCACCGACCCGCTGCGGGGGGCCGAGGCCCGGAAGTTGTTCGACGACGCGCAGGCACTTCTAAAGCGAGTGACGGACGAGGGCCTGATGACGGCGCGCGGTGTGATCGGCCTGTGGCCCGCGCACCGGGAGGGGGACGACCTCGTGGTGGAGGCGGGGGCGGTGGAGGCGGTGGAAGCGGACACCCTGGACCATCAAACGCACGAGCTGGCGGCGGGGCGCGCACCGTTGCCCCCCGTGGCCCGCCTGCACACCCTCCGGCAGCAGCGCGAGCAGACGACGCCGAATACCGCGCTGGCCGACTTCGTGGCGCTGCGGGGAGACCACCTCGGTGCCTTCGCCGTCGCCATCCACGGGGCGGAGGAGTTGAGCCGCGAGTTCGAGAGGCAGCACGACGACTACATGAGCATCCTGACCAAAGCCGTGGCGGATAGGCTGGCCGAAGCCTTCGCCGAGAAGTTGCACCGCGACGTAAGAACGCACTACTGGGGCTACGCGCAGGGGGAGACGTTGAACAACGACGACCTCATCAAGGAGCGGTACGCGGGCATCCGCCCCGCCCCCGGCTACCCCGCCCAGCCCGACCACACCGAGAAGCGGACCCTGTTCGAGTTGCTGAAGGCGGAAGAGATCGGCCTCTCGCTCACGGAGTCCTGCGCCATGCTCCCCGCCGCCGCCGTCTCCGGCCTGTACTTCGCCCACCCCGAGGCCCGCTACTTCGCCGTGGGCCGCATCGGGCGCGATCAGGTGGAGGACTACGCGGCGCGCAAGGGCTGGACGGTGGAGGAGGCGGAGCGGTGGCTGGGGCCGATGCTGGCGTATGACCCGGCGGGGTTGAGGAGTCGGGAAGTCGAGGAGTCGAGAGGACATCCCCCTCGACCCCATGACTCCTTGACCCCTCGACCCACCGCCGGAGGCGGGCAGTGA